In Phaeobacter gallaeciensis DSM 26640, a genomic segment contains:
- a CDS encoding NAD(P)H-dependent flavin oxidoreductase: MKETRLTLGGQPMPDALQRLRLPMIGAPLFIISVPELVIAQCKAGIVGSFPALNAREAEGEPPLLEVWLQQITEELDRHNQDNPERPAAPFAVNQIVHRSNTRLERDLEICHRWKVPLWITSLGARPEVNEAAHGCGGVVLHDVINNRFARKAIEKGADGLIAVAAGAGGHAGQQSPLALISEIRSWFKGPLALSGAIANGPSLLAARALGADFGYVGSPFIATEEANAQQGYKQMIVDSAADDIVYSSLFTGVSGNYLRGSIQNAGLDPDNLESADASAMNFAGGSSKPKAWKEIWGSGQGIGAIRDVRPAGALVDEIAADYDAAGRRLAAEFTLAGAR; this comes from the coding sequence ATGAAAGAGACTCGCCTCACATTGGGTGGGCAGCCTATGCCTGATGCCCTGCAGAGACTGCGCCTGCCGATGATCGGTGCGCCGCTGTTTATCATATCGGTACCAGAGCTGGTCATTGCGCAATGCAAGGCCGGCATCGTTGGATCTTTTCCCGCATTGAACGCGCGTGAGGCAGAGGGAGAGCCACCGCTGCTGGAGGTCTGGCTACAGCAGATCACCGAGGAATTGGACAGGCACAACCAAGACAACCCGGAGCGTCCTGCGGCACCGTTTGCGGTAAACCAGATCGTCCATCGCTCCAACACGCGGTTGGAGCGGGATCTTGAGATCTGTCACCGCTGGAAGGTGCCGCTCTGGATCACGTCACTCGGGGCGCGGCCCGAGGTGAATGAGGCCGCCCATGGTTGCGGTGGCGTTGTGCTGCATGATGTGATCAACAACCGTTTTGCCCGGAAGGCGATTGAAAAAGGCGCCGATGGTCTGATCGCGGTCGCTGCCGGGGCGGGTGGCCATGCGGGTCAGCAATCTCCGCTTGCACTGATCAGCGAAATTCGCAGCTGGTTTAAGGGGCCGCTTGCGCTTTCCGGCGCGATTGCCAATGGTCCGTCACTTCTTGCGGCGCGGGCGTTGGGGGCTGATTTCGGTTATGTGGGCTCCCCGTTTATCGCCACGGAAGAGGCGAATGCACAGCAGGGCTACAAGCAGATGATTGTCGATAGTGCTGCGGATGACATTGTCTATTCATCCTTGTTTACAGGGGTTTCTGGGAACTATCTGCGCGGATCAATCCAGAACGCAGGACTTGATCCTGACAATTTGGAGAGTGCGGACGCAAGCGCGATGAATTTTGCTGGCGGCTCTTCCAAGCCCAAGGCATGGAAGGAAATCTGGGGTTCCGGTCAGGGCATTGGCGCCATCAGGGATGTGCGCCCGGCGGGTGCGCTGGTAGATGAGATTGCCGCAGATTATGATGCTGCCGGGCGACGGTTGGCTGCTGAGTTCACGTTGGCTGGGGCGCGCTGA
- a CDS encoding NADPH:quinone oxidoreductase family protein, with protein sequence MHAMLSTAPGGPETLQWSAQECPEPGSQEVLVKIHAASVNYPDTLMIQDLYQIKPPRPFAPGGEIAGEIIALGHEVQGHKIGDRVLALTGYGGFATHIAIPSTSAIRIPDQMPYLDAAGFVFTYGTSHHALKDRANLQSGETVLVLGAAGGVGSAAVELAKAAGARVIAAVSSAEKAAFCQEIGADATVIYGHAPDQEDQISFGKNIKALAGKAGVDVVYDAVGGSYAEPALRAMGWQGRYLVVGFAAGIPKIPMNLPLLKGCQIVGVFWGAAVQRNPAQHLRNVGELFELYGSGKIRPRVHASYPMDQAPAALMEMQNRNVLGKIILTNTPE encoded by the coding sequence ATGCACGCCATGCTTTCAACCGCCCCGGGCGGCCCCGAAACCTTGCAGTGGAGTGCGCAGGAGTGCCCCGAACCCGGCTCGCAGGAGGTGTTGGTCAAAATCCATGCCGCCAGCGTGAACTACCCGGATACGCTGATGATCCAGGATCTATACCAGATCAAACCACCCCGTCCGTTCGCGCCAGGTGGAGAGATCGCGGGGGAGATCATCGCGCTTGGTCATGAGGTTCAGGGCCACAAGATCGGAGATCGGGTGCTGGCACTGACCGGTTATGGCGGCTTCGCCACTCATATTGCGATCCCATCCACCAGCGCGATCCGCATTCCAGATCAGATGCCCTATCTGGACGCCGCCGGGTTCGTTTTCACCTATGGCACCTCTCATCATGCCCTAAAGGACCGTGCCAATCTGCAATCGGGCGAAACCGTGCTGGTCCTCGGCGCCGCCGGTGGCGTTGGATCTGCTGCGGTAGAGCTTGCCAAAGCTGCCGGCGCCCGCGTTATTGCCGCTGTGTCCTCCGCCGAAAAGGCTGCGTTTTGTCAGGAGATTGGTGCAGATGCCACAGTGATCTACGGCCATGCGCCGGATCAGGAAGATCAGATTAGTTTTGGGAAAAATATCAAAGCTCTGGCGGGGAAAGCGGGTGTAGATGTGGTCTATGACGCGGTGGGTGGTTCCTATGCGGAACCAGCGCTTCGTGCCATGGGTTGGCAGGGGCGTTATCTTGTTGTCGGCTTTGCGGCAGGCATCCCGAAAATCCCAATGAATCTGCCGTTGCTGAAAGGGTGCCAGATCGTTGGTGTCTTTTGGGGCGCAGCTGTACAACGGAATCCAGCGCAGCACCTGCGCAATGTGGGAGAGCTGTTCGAGCTTTATGGCAGTGGCAAGATCCGGCCACGTGTTCATGCGTCATATCCGATGGACCAAGCGCCAGCGGCCCTGATGGAGATGCAAAACCGTAATGTGCTGGGAAAGATCATCCTAACAAACACGCCTGAGTGA
- the aroQ gene encoding type II 3-dehydroquinate dehydratase yields MHNILVLNGPNLNLLGTRQPEVYGRETLAMIEQRCIEHGQSIDLTVRCEQSNHEGALLDALHGARGVYGGVVLNAGAYTHTSIALMDAIFSIELPVVEVHLSNIHAREDFRHRSYLSRAALGQICGFGAQGYIMALDALRAHLNKDSAG; encoded by the coding sequence ATGCACAACATCCTGGTTTTGAACGGACCCAATCTCAACCTCCTTGGAACCCGTCAACCGGAGGTCTATGGCCGCGAGACACTCGCCATGATCGAACAGCGTTGTATCGAACACGGGCAGTCTATTGATCTCACCGTGAGGTGCGAACAATCGAACCACGAAGGAGCGCTGCTAGACGCGTTGCACGGCGCGCGGGGCGTTTACGGCGGTGTAGTCCTCAATGCAGGGGCCTACACACACACCTCTATCGCGCTGATGGATGCAATTTTCTCTATCGAGCTGCCTGTTGTTGAGGTCCACCTATCCAATATTCATGCGCGTGAAGATTTTCGCCACCGCTCCTATCTGTCACGCGCGGCCTTGGGGCAGATCTGCGGGTTTGGCGCTCAGGGTTATATTATGGCACTGGACGCGCTGCGCGCCCACCTGAATAAAGACAGCGCAGGATGA
- a CDS encoding LuxR family transcriptional regulator, whose protein sequence is MKLRAYLNFLCGARTLEELWLEHVKQMKTYRFDRLIYGYTRHKTKTSLGDPEDFVILSNHCTEYVQGFVNSGLYFDAPMLQWALNNEGAGSWRMVQEQLEQQTLAPQAQKVIDFNKAMGVRAGYTVSFYSTSQRFKGAISLAAEEDLSQDDVDEIWAKDGHDIILMNNVAHLKILTMPYNPPNRSLTKRQREALQWVGDGKTTQDIALLMGLTPATVEKHLRLAREALAVETTAHAVLKAALHNQMYVMEN, encoded by the coding sequence ATGAAACTTCGGGCCTATCTCAATTTTCTGTGCGGCGCACGGACACTTGAGGAGCTGTGGCTGGAACATGTCAAACAGATGAAAACCTATCGGTTTGACAGGCTGATCTACGGCTATACGCGCCACAAAACCAAAACATCGCTGGGCGATCCGGAAGATTTCGTCATTCTCTCCAATCACTGCACGGAATACGTGCAGGGGTTCGTCAATTCCGGGCTCTATTTCGACGCCCCCATGCTGCAATGGGCATTAAATAACGAAGGAGCCGGCAGCTGGCGAATGGTGCAGGAGCAGCTGGAACAGCAGACGTTGGCACCTCAAGCGCAGAAAGTTATAGATTTTAACAAGGCTATGGGCGTGCGCGCTGGCTATACGGTAAGTTTCTATTCAACCTCTCAGCGCTTTAAGGGAGCCATTTCACTCGCAGCTGAGGAAGATCTGAGCCAGGATGACGTTGATGAAATCTGGGCGAAAGACGGACATGACATCATATTGATGAACAATGTCGCGCATCTGAAAATCCTGACCATGCCCTACAATCCACCGAACCGCAGTCTGACGAAACGTCAGCGTGAAGCACTACAATGGGTTGGCGACGGCAAAACCACCCAGGACATCGCGTTGCTGATGGGGCTGACGCCCGCAACCGTAGAAAAGCACCTGCGCCTCGCACGCGAGGCCCTCGCCGTCGAAACAACAGCTCATGCGGTCCTCAAAGCCGCCCTTCACAACCAGATGTACGTTATGGAAAATTGA
- the tsf gene encoding translation elongation factor Ts, protein MAITASMVKELRDSTGAGMMDAKKALTETNGDMEAAVDWLRTKGLAKAAKKSGRTAAEGLVAVVVEGNKGVAVEVNSETDFVGKNAEFQEMVSGIAKTALNVADVDALLAADMGGKTVADTLTDKIATIGENMNVRRMASLEGDTVVSYVHNAATAGMGKIGVLVAMNGGDETIGKQVAMHIAAVNPAALSEAELDASVVEKEKQVQMDIARESGKPEQVIEKMIVGRMKKFVAEATLLNQQFVVNPDLTVEEAAKEAGATITGFVRLEVGEGIEVEKEDFAAEVAKAAQG, encoded by the coding sequence ATGGCAATTACTGCATCCATGGTTAAGGAACTGCGCGACAGCACCGGCGCAGGCATGATGGACGCCAAGAAGGCGTTGACCGAAACCAATGGCGACATGGAAGCCGCCGTTGACTGGCTGCGCACCAAGGGTCTGGCCAAAGCGGCCAAGAAATCCGGCCGTACCGCTGCAGAAGGCCTGGTCGCCGTGGTCGTCGAAGGCAACAAAGGTGTTGCTGTCGAAGTGAACTCGGAAACCGACTTTGTTGGTAAAAACGCTGAATTCCAGGAAATGGTCTCCGGCATCGCCAAGACGGCTCTGAACGTTGCTGATGTTGACGCACTGCTCGCGGCTGACATGGGCGGCAAGACCGTTGCTGACACGTTGACCGACAAAATCGCCACCATTGGCGAGAACATGAACGTCCGCCGTATGGCGTCGCTCGAAGGTGACACCGTTGTGTCCTACGTGCACAACGCTGCGACCGCTGGCATGGGCAAAATCGGTGTTCTGGTTGCCATGAACGGTGGTGACGAAACGATTGGCAAACAGGTTGCGATGCACATCGCCGCTGTGAACCCCGCCGCGCTGAGCGAAGCTGAGCTGGACGCCTCGGTTGTCGAGAAAGAAAAGCAGGTCCAGATGGACATCGCCCGCGAATCCGGCAAGCCGGAGCAGGTGATTGAGAAGATGATCGTCGGCCGGATGAAGAAATTCGTCGCTGAAGCAACCCTGTTGAACCAGCAGTTTGTTGTGAACCCTGACCTGACCGTTGAAGAAGCGGCCAAGGAAGCAGGCGCGACCATCACTGGTTTTGTTCGTCTGGAAGTGGGCGAAGGCATTGAAGTCGAAAAAGAAGACTTCGCCGCTGAGGTTGCCAAGGCCGCACAGGGCTAA
- the rpsB gene encoding 30S ribosomal protein S2: MALPEFSMRQLLEAGVHFGHQTQRWNPRMSPFIYGSRNGIHILDLTQTVPMLDAALNAVRDTVAKGGRVLFVGTKRQAAQPIADAAEKSAQYFMNHRWLGGTLTNWKTVSQSINRLKEIDEKMASGAEGLTKKERLGMERDQLKLEASLGGIREMGGVPDLLFVIDVKKEALAIAEANKLGIPVVAIVDTNCSPDGVDYIIPGNDDAARAIALYCDLVARAALDGMSAQLGAAGVDLGALEDAPVEEAVAEEAAAEA, encoded by the coding sequence ATGGCTCTTCCCGAGTTCTCCATGCGTCAGCTGCTTGAGGCAGGCGTACACTTTGGTCACCAAACCCAGCGCTGGAACCCGCGCATGTCGCCGTTCATCTACGGCTCGCGCAATGGCATCCACATTCTGGACCTGACCCAGACCGTTCCCATGCTCGACGCAGCTCTGAATGCTGTTCGTGACACTGTCGCAAAAGGCGGCCGCGTTCTGTTCGTCGGCACCAAGCGTCAGGCGGCTCAGCCGATCGCAGATGCAGCTGAGAAATCCGCTCAGTACTTCATGAACCACCGCTGGCTCGGCGGCACGCTGACCAACTGGAAAACCGTTTCCCAGTCGATCAACCGTCTGAAGGAAATCGACGAGAAAATGGCGTCCGGCGCCGAAGGCCTGACCAAGAAAGAGCGTCTGGGCATGGAGCGTGACCAGCTGAAACTGGAAGCGTCGCTCGGCGGTATCCGTGAAATGGGTGGCGTTCCTGACCTGCTGTTCGTTATCGACGTGAAAAAAGAAGCACTGGCCATCGCTGAAGCCAACAAACTGGGTATTCCGGTTGTGGCCATCGTCGACACCAACTGCTCGCCCGATGGTGTGGATTACATCATCCCCGGCAACGACGACGCAGCCCGCGCAATTGCGCTCTACTGTGATCTGGTTGCGCGCGCAGCTCTGGACGGCATGTCCGCTCAGCTGGGTGCGGCAGGCGTTGACCTCGGCGCACTGGAAGACGCACCGGTTGAAGAAGCCGTTGCTGAAGAAGCTGCTGCCGAAGCCTGA
- a CDS encoding lysophospholipid acyltransferase family protein translates to MSTWKGGEAAAPIEITTMGWVRVAARGLALGMLVFGGLLILLLARLVERPLCGLNRPVTPFITQWVCRNAFRVLGMRFRTKGALMTDRGAVVANHTSWLDIFALNARKRIYFVSKAEVAGWPGIGWLARATGTVFIKRDARQAQKQTALFQKRLLLGHKLLFFPEGTSTDGLRVLPFKTTLFAAFFHPELRDHISIQPVSVVFLPPKGEEPRFYGWWGDMEFGPHLLKTLAARRQGEVVLRYHEPLRVSDYPDRKALAAACEAQVRAGHTMLRSGGVPANGQDTAAT, encoded by the coding sequence ATGAGCACCTGGAAGGGTGGAGAGGCCGCCGCTCCGATTGAGATCACTACCATGGGGTGGGTGCGGGTGGCCGCACGTGGATTGGCGCTGGGGATGTTGGTTTTTGGCGGGTTGCTGATCCTGCTGTTGGCTCGTCTGGTCGAACGTCCTCTCTGCGGCTTGAACCGGCCGGTCACGCCCTTCATCACGCAATGGGTTTGCCGCAATGCATTCCGCGTCCTCGGCATGAGATTTCGCACCAAGGGCGCCTTGATGACGGATCGAGGTGCAGTGGTGGCAAACCACACATCATGGCTGGACATCTTCGCCCTGAATGCGCGTAAGCGGATCTATTTTGTCTCCAAGGCGGAGGTCGCTGGCTGGCCTGGTATCGGCTGGCTGGCGCGCGCAACCGGCACCGTCTTTATCAAACGAGATGCAAGGCAGGCGCAAAAACAGACGGCTTTGTTTCAAAAACGACTGCTTCTGGGGCATAAGCTGTTGTTCTTCCCGGAGGGTACATCGACGGACGGTTTGCGGGTCTTGCCGTTCAAAACCACGCTTTTCGCGGCGTTTTTCCATCCAGAACTGCGCGATCATATTTCGATCCAGCCGGTGTCCGTCGTGTTTCTTCCGCCCAAAGGTGAAGAGCCACGTTTCTACGGTTGGTGGGGAGATATGGAATTTGGGCCGCATCTGCTAAAAACCCTTGCGGCGCGGCGTCAGGGCGAGGTTGTACTGCGCTATCATGAACCGCTTCGGGTGTCCGACTATCCCGATCGCAAGGCATTGGCTGCCGCCTGCGAGGCGCAGGTCAGGGCGGGACATACTATGCTGCGGTCGGGTGGCGTGCCCGCAAACGGACAGGATACCGCTGCGACCTAG
- a CDS encoding GNAT family N-acetyltransferase, with translation MGGSSPAFQVKLAQTSADLRAAQALRYDVFVSELGGGGALVDHDAGLERDHFDAFCDHLLLWDLERDEVVGAYRLLQSDQALRAGQFYSEGEYDLSKLTASGRKLLELGRSCLHPDYRGGTAMFHLWSALADYVAAHEIEILFGVASFHGTDTAPLANALSMLHHNHLAPEALRPVAREYQSMELIAVDDLDRRQAMLDTPALIKAYLRLGGCVGDGAFVDHAFNTTDVCLVLDTARMNARQKRIYGAGRSTT, from the coding sequence ATGGGCGGCAGTTCTCCTGCGTTTCAGGTCAAACTGGCACAGACATCGGCGGATTTACGCGCGGCGCAGGCGCTTCGGTACGACGTCTTTGTCAGCGAACTGGGCGGTGGTGGTGCTTTGGTGGACCATGATGCCGGTTTGGAGCGGGATCATTTTGATGCGTTTTGTGACCACCTGTTGCTCTGGGATCTGGAGCGCGATGAGGTGGTGGGTGCCTATCGTCTGCTGCAGAGCGATCAGGCCCTGCGGGCGGGGCAATTTTATTCCGAGGGCGAATATGATCTCTCCAAACTGACAGCATCGGGTCGTAAGCTGTTGGAACTGGGGCGATCCTGCCTGCATCCGGATTACCGCGGTGGCACCGCCATGTTCCATCTGTGGTCCGCTCTGGCAGACTATGTGGCGGCACATGAGATTGAGATCCTGTTTGGTGTTGCCAGCTTTCACGGGACCGATACCGCGCCGCTGGCCAATGCGCTGTCGATGCTCCATCACAATCATCTGGCGCCTGAGGCGTTGCGCCCCGTCGCGCGGGAGTATCAGTCGATGGAGCTGATCGCAGTAGATGATTTGGACCGCCGTCAGGCGATGCTGGACACCCCAGCCCTGATCAAAGCCTATCTGCGCCTTGGGGGCTGCGTCGGAGATGGTGCGTTTGTTGATCATGCGTTCAACACAACGGATGTCTGCCTCGTGCTTGACACCGCGCGGATGAATGCGCGGCAAAAACGGATTTATGGCGCGGGGCGGAGCACCACATGA
- a CDS encoding DUF3553 domain-containing protein: protein MNDLNAILAPGMFVTHPDHPEWGTGQVQSNAAGKITVNFPDQGKVVFNGAQAALIPVFDPS, encoded by the coding sequence ATGAACGACCTTAACGCTATACTTGCCCCCGGCATGTTCGTGACCCATCCCGACCACCCCGAGTGGGGCACCGGGCAGGTTCAGTCCAATGCTGCCGGCAAGATCACCGTGAATTTCCCCGATCAGGGTAAGGTGGTGTTCAACGGCGCTCAGGCGGCCCTTATTCCAGTCTTTGATCCGTCATAA
- a CDS encoding histidine phosphotransferase family protein yields MSVDNANLAALIGSRICHDLISPIGAINNGLELLGMSGDMSGPELELISDSVANANARIRFFRIAFGAASDQQISRAEVVSVLEDIGKGGRLKYQWAPQEASSRTEVRLAFLAALCLETGLPYGGTVKILCADGKWTVIGEGSKLNIDDELWARVSGGTSSATVTPALVQFAMLPEAAKDLGRTVRVEQTLERVTVHF; encoded by the coding sequence ATGTCAGTAGATAACGCTAATCTCGCGGCTTTGATAGGGTCGCGCATTTGCCACGACCTGATCAGCCCGATCGGCGCGATCAACAACGGGCTGGAACTGCTTGGAATGTCTGGAGATATGTCCGGTCCCGAGCTGGAGTTGATCTCCGACAGTGTGGCCAATGCCAATGCCCGCATCCGGTTCTTCCGGATTGCCTTTGGCGCAGCCAGCGATCAGCAGATTAGCCGGGCCGAAGTAGTCTCCGTGCTTGAAGATATCGGCAAAGGGGGCCGGTTGAAATATCAATGGGCTCCACAGGAGGCCTCCAGCCGGACGGAGGTGCGGCTGGCCTTCCTCGCGGCGCTGTGCCTGGAAACCGGCCTGCCCTATGGCGGTACGGTCAAGATCCTCTGTGCCGACGGGAAATGGACCGTCATCGGTGAGGGCAGCAAGCTGAATATTGATGATGAACTCTGGGCGCGCGTCAGCGGCGGCACCTCCTCGGCAACCGTGACACCCGCATTGGTTCAATTCGCCATGCTGCCAGAGGCTGCAAAAGACCTAGGCCGCACAGTCCGTGTGGAACAGACCTTGGAACGAGTCACGGTCCATTTCTAA
- a CDS encoding glutamate-5-semialdehyde dehydrogenase — MNETQDIATLMADIGKRAKQAATILATATAERKTAALNAAADAVWDARVEIMAANAKDLDFGRNKGLSPAMMDRLALDEDRISGIVAGLRAVAAQPDPVGEVLAEWSQPSGLDIQRVRTPLGVIGVIYESRPNVTADAGALCLKSGNAVILRGGSESFHSSQAIHGCLAAGLRAANLPEDAVQLVPTRDRAAVQELLTMTDTVDVIVPRGGKGLVGLVQQEARVPVFAHLEGIVHIYLDKHADPQKALEIVLNAKTRRTGICGAAECLLIHRDIAETIGRDVLTALATAGVEIRAEAGLPGPDGMTAATSADWGCEYLDAIIAAKQVDDINGAIAHIRAHHSQHTDCIITENDSAVAQFFAELDSAILMHNASTQFADGGEFGMGAEIGIATGKMHARGPVGAAQLTSFKYLVRGHGAVRS, encoded by the coding sequence ATGAATGAGACGCAAGATATTGCCACGCTGATGGCTGACATTGGCAAACGTGCAAAGCAAGCTGCTACGATTCTCGCGACAGCCACTGCCGAACGCAAAACGGCAGCGTTGAATGCTGCTGCAGATGCGGTTTGGGATGCTCGGGTGGAGATCATGGCTGCCAACGCCAAAGATCTCGATTTTGGTCGCAATAAAGGGCTGTCGCCTGCGATGATGGACCGGCTGGCGCTTGATGAAGACCGGATTTCGGGGATCGTCGCTGGGCTGCGCGCGGTTGCCGCACAACCCGATCCCGTTGGAGAGGTCTTGGCCGAATGGTCGCAACCCTCCGGGTTGGACATTCAGCGTGTGCGCACTCCACTTGGGGTGATCGGCGTGATCTACGAAAGCCGCCCGAATGTGACCGCAGATGCCGGCGCGCTGTGCCTCAAGTCCGGCAACGCGGTGATCCTGCGAGGTGGATCGGAGAGTTTTCATTCCAGTCAGGCCATTCATGGCTGTTTGGCCGCGGGTCTGCGTGCCGCCAACCTGCCTGAGGACGCCGTTCAACTGGTGCCGACGCGTGACCGTGCTGCGGTGCAGGAACTGCTCACCATGACCGATACGGTTGATGTGATTGTTCCGCGTGGCGGTAAGGGCTTGGTCGGTTTGGTGCAGCAGGAGGCCCGGGTGCCAGTCTTTGCACATTTGGAGGGAATCGTGCACATCTACCTCGACAAACATGCAGATCCGCAAAAGGCTCTGGAGATCGTACTGAACGCAAAAACCCGCAGGACTGGCATCTGTGGCGCGGCAGAATGTCTGCTAATCCACCGCGATATCGCCGAGACAATCGGCCGGGATGTGCTGACTGCGTTGGCGACAGCAGGGGTGGAAATCCGGGCTGAGGCTGGTCTGCCGGGGCCAGATGGGATGACAGCTGCCACCAGCGCTGATTGGGGCTGCGAATATCTGGATGCGATTATCGCGGCCAAGCAGGTTGATGATATCAATGGTGCGATTGCTCATATTCGGGCGCATCATTCGCAACACACCGATTGCATCATCACCGAAAACGATAGTGCTGTGGCGCAGTTCTTCGCTGAGCTGGACAGCGCGATCCTGATGCACAACGCCTCAACACAGTTTGCTGATGGCGGCGAATTTGGTATGGGAGCGGAGATCGGCATTGCGACGGGCAAGATGCACGCACGTGGGCCTGTCGGGGCAGCGCAGCTGACCAGCTTCAAATATCTGGTGCGTGGCCATGGTGCCGTACGCAGCTAA
- the proB gene encoding glutamate 5-kinase, giving the protein MATLTDAQRIVVKIGSALLVDRTSGALRADWLRALAADVAWLKSMGKDVILVSSGSIALGRRVLGLAAQELPLEQSQAAAAVGQIRLAGAYEEALTPHQITTAQVLVTLEDSADRRRYLNSRATLETLIGLGVVPIVNENDTIATDEIRYGDNDRLAAQVAVTVGADALILLSDVDGFYTANPALDAAARRYDIIDQITPEIEAMAGDGVSGLSKGGMITKLLAAKMATAAGCAMAITEGSPDNPLKLLENGAASTWFTAQDDPQVARKRWIAAMKTRGVISVDEGAARALGSGKSLLPAGIRHIEGDFGRGDPLAILGPDGRKLGQGLSRYTAEEASAIKGCQSVEIEAILGYAGRAAVIHRDDMAL; this is encoded by the coding sequence GTGGCAACCCTGACCGACGCCCAGCGTATCGTTGTCAAAATCGGGTCCGCCTTGTTGGTGGACCGGACAAGCGGTGCATTGCGGGCGGATTGGTTGCGGGCCTTGGCGGCGGATGTCGCCTGGCTGAAATCCATGGGCAAGGATGTGATCCTTGTCTCATCCGGCTCTATCGCGTTGGGGCGTCGGGTGCTGGGGCTGGCGGCACAGGAGCTGCCGTTGGAGCAGTCGCAGGCCGCGGCGGCCGTCGGCCAAATCCGGCTCGCAGGTGCTTATGAGGAGGCGCTGACCCCGCATCAGATCACCACGGCGCAGGTGTTGGTCACATTGGAAGACAGTGCGGATCGGCGTCGGTATCTGAATTCCCGCGCGACGTTGGAGACGCTCATTGGCCTTGGCGTGGTACCTATCGTCAACGAAAATGACACCATCGCCACCGATGAGATCCGCTATGGCGACAACGACCGGCTGGCGGCGCAGGTGGCGGTCACGGTTGGCGCGGATGCCCTCATCCTGCTGTCGGATGTCGATGGGTTCTACACTGCCAACCCGGCTTTGGATGCGGCGGCCCGACGCTATGATATCATCGACCAGATCACACCTGAGATTGAGGCCATGGCCGGCGACGGTGTCTCTGGCCTCTCCAAGGGCGGTATGATCACCAAATTGCTGGCGGCCAAAATGGCGACGGCGGCGGGTTGCGCTATGGCGATTACCGAAGGTTCGCCTGATAATCCACTGAAGTTGCTTGAAAATGGCGCAGCCTCGACGTGGTTCACCGCGCAGGATGATCCGCAGGTTGCGCGCAAGCGCTGGATCGCGGCAATGAAGACGCGCGGTGTTATTTCTGTGGACGAAGGCGCGGCTCGCGCGCTCGGCTCCGGTAAGAGCCTCTTGCCCGCGGGCATTCGACATATCGAAGGAGACTTTGGCCGCGGTGATCCGTTGGCCATCCTCGGCCCAGACGGGCGCAAACTGGGGCAGGGGCTCAGCCGCTATACAGCTGAGGAGGCCTCTGCCATCAAGGGGTGCCAATCGGTCGAGATTGAGGCAATCCTTGGCTATGCGGGCCGCGCTGCCGTCATTCACCGTGATGATATGGCGCTGTGA